The Tetrapisispora phaffii CBS 4417 chromosome 5, complete genome genome segment CTGCAATATCATAACTCTCGACAGGCCTATTTGCTACTTTTCAATACATGACAGACTCTCAGAGTATATAAGTTGATTACAAACTCGATTAAATACTGTTTCCagttaaatttataataaccTCTTGCATAAATATGATTCCATCCCTCTGTCATGACGAACAACTATCAAAACCAAACCGACAGAAttacaatttttcaaatattcgCTTTGCTAGCGCCGCGACTGTCGTGCTCGAATGTCGTCCATAATAAACTACAAAAAAATCCATATATTAACATACCATACAAAgtaaaagatatttttaactccaaatttaatataaattacaCCAAACGATAGCTCATCCAAAATTGACTATTCTTACACATTTCTGTACTCCAATTACTATTAAATCACCTtctaaaatcatttttaagtTTCATGTTTCTCAACAACATGACCCtcttttttcttaatataaataattatttaaagtacAAGCTTATTGCTCTAAAAACGTCACAAATGTACGATTaattaacattttttaaagtaattcgacaaataaattaaaacaacAGAACAGAGtgtaattcattaaaaattccAACTTTTACATTATCTTTTAACTAAaactttataatttatctttttatGTTTATCTGAACATATTGTCTCTACACTTTTTgtaacattaaaaaaactAACTAAAAGtaacaatataatatttcaaaagtaAACAAAagattaattaaaataacaaGGTACtgtaattaatattaatctCTCAGAAACATTGCACAAAAAATAACttcataaaataaaatgtcCTATTACATAAAATAACAATCTATAAATTTAACTAACTTTAACTTAAGTATCATTTCTGTAGTACTCCCTCTTTGCTTAATACCTTCTCAATCTCCGAAGCAAGTCTTCTCATGGTCTTGCTAGACCCTGACTTCTTTCTAATGCCGATAACACTAAACTTTGATTCCGTAAACACACATAACTCAACGATAGTAGATCTcaaagataaaatattatcatttgataACTTACCAActatcatcttcttctgctTGTCGACTTTAACATCCTTCAAACCGTAGTTAGTCCAACcctttaataaattttgtaaacCATTAAATAACTGCGTTTCTGTAACACTCGAGTACAAATTAACTTCAAATGCTCCTTTCGCAACAGTAGAATTTGACGACTTACCagatatttttcttaaGAACGAGGAAGTATTGCTAACTTTTTGTGATCCTGATGGACCCTTAGAAGTACTCTTGTTCTCAGCTCTTGTCTTATTGACAACCTTATTCAAAGGAGCCTCAACAACAGGCGAAGAGTTGACTTTGTCCTCCTCTGGGATCATTGATTTGACAGGTTTTGGTTCagttttttcatttttgctGTATAATCCCAAACCTTCTGTTCCACTTTTAGATAAAATATTAGGAAATTTGTCTTCAAAAGACGACTCTTGCTTAGTATTACTATTAACGTTACTGAATCTATCAGCAAAATTTAACTTCATACTAACACTATTCTTCTCCTCTTCTTGCACTTTATCATCAACTTCTTTTGGTACCTCATCACTTACCTCTAATGGAGCTTCGTTCTTCTCTTCCAAGTAGTCATATTGAGAATCCTCAAAATTGAAACCTGGATCTTCTGTgacatcttcatcttcaacCGGATTTTCCTTGATCATATCAACTAAATTAGTGTATGACTGTTTACTTGAGTAAAAGGATAAAACAGACAATCTCTTATTAGATTCACTAAAATACTTGGACTTCCTAGTAAATTGAGGAACTTGAACTTCTGAAATTTTTCTTGGTTCGACATCTGAACTAAAATCTTTTAGATCAACAACTCCAATTGCATTTTTAGATAGAACTTGATTTTCGTTTGAAACATAACTAGTAGAAGCTATTCTTTCCTTTTCCTCTAgttctttttgtttctgCAGTTGTAATTGTCTTAGtctctttctttcttcattaGCATTATTTAGctctttattaatatcaaaagaTGAACCCAAAAATTTAGATCTTCTAATTGTTTCTAAGATAgttttttgattattcattgttaaattttcatcaacagatgaattattatccACATCTCCTAACTTCGAGAACATTAGGCCAGGATCCAACCTAGAAATCGGTCTGGTTTGGAGCGAAAAATTACGTTGACCTTTTTCATCAGTACCTCCATTTTTTACCGGCTCTGATACTGATCTGCTATTAATTGGATTCTCTTGTGTTTCAtcatttacaaaattaaattcatctttcaataatctagcttcttcatcaatatcattctgaagttgttcttcttccttATTCATTCTTGCTAGCTCTTTCTCTCTTCTTACGCGAGCTTCTTCTTTTGCTGCGGCTTCTGCTTCTTTCCTTTCTCTTTCCTCTTTTTGTTTAGCTTCAATTACTTTACgttctaattcttctttctcttttctAATTTTCTCGAATTTTTCATgttcaaaaatttcatcaattagTGTAGCAAAATCAGAACTAACTCGCttagtttctttttcaatgaattcccaatcatcatcttcagcTAATTTTGCATACGTTGACATAATTTTTGTAGTGACGGAACctcttttattatttagcAAAAAAGAATATCTTTTACTTAGTCTCGAACCTCTCTTGTTTTGATtactaattttattataatccTTTAACACATCGACAGGAATTGGTGGAGCTTCactttctttattaattaaattttgatttgaCGATCTTCTACTCCTTGGAGCTGGAGTAGGAGAACTACTATTACTTTGAGTATAGAGTCttgaatttcttttattagaagaTGAAAGACTTAAAGAAATTCTTTTGGAAGATGCAGGAGTAGTATTACTACTTGAGGGTAGCGATATGACATCTTTCGATGAACCACCAACCATtgctattttattatacGAAACAGGCTTTTTATGAGAGGAGGTAACACTAATCATAGAGTTTCTATTCTTTCTTCTACGTGGAACATTACCTTGatttgaagatgatgatgaagaagctTTCATTAGAGATTGTCTTTTCCTCAATTGAGAATTTTTATGATTTTCCCTTTCAGTATCTTCCTTAAAACGATGCAACAATACATATAATGTTTTTTCTGCATTTGCACCAGgttctttcaatttcttaataa includes the following:
- the KCC4 gene encoding serine/threonine protein kinase (similar to Saccharomyces cerevisiae KCC4 (YCL024W) and GIN4 (YDR507C); ancestral locus Anc_1.52), which codes for MLKANISDVTVTGNNIGPWKLGETLGFGSTGKVQLATNEQTNQQAAIKIISKSVFDHLVNSNNNNNSALAASDVNNGSVQHNQEALPYGIEREIIIMKLLNHTNVLRLYDVWETNNNLYMVLEYAEKGELFNLLVEKGPLAENEAVRFFRQIIIGMSYCHALGIVHRDLKPENILLDHKSNIKIADFGMAALETEDKLLETSCGSPHYAAPEIVSGLPYNGLETDIWSCGVILFALLTGRLPFDEEDGNIRNLLLKVQKGEFEMPGSDELSLEAQDLIGKILTVNPKQRIKTREILKHPLLQKYPNIKDSKTIRDLPREDTYLNPLADNNGVDTEIDESILQNLTVLWHGKDKNEIIKKLKEPGANAEKTLYVLLHRFKEDTERENHKNSQLRKRQSLMKASSSSSSNQGNVPRRRKNRNSMISVTSSHKKPVSYNKIAMVGGSSKDVISLPSSSNTTPASSKRISLSLSSSNKRNSRLYTQSNSSSPTPAPRSRRSSNQNLINKESEAPPIPVDVLKDYNKISNQNKRGSRLSKRYSFLLNNKRGSVTTKIMSTYAKLAEDDDWEFIEKETKRVSSDFATLIDEIFEHEKFEKIRKEKEELERKVIEAKQKEERERKEAEAAAKEEARVRREKELARMNKEEEQLQNDIDEEARLLKDEFNFVNDETQENPINSRSVSEPVKNGGTDEKGQRNFSLQTRPISRLDPGLMFSKLGDVDNNSSVDENLTMNNQKTILETIRRSKFLGSSFDINKELNNANEERKRLRQLQLQKQKELEEKERIASTSYVSNENQVLSKNAIGVVDLKDFSSDVEPRKISEVQVPQFTRKSKYFSESNKRLSVLSFYSSKQSYTNLVDMIKENPVEDEDVTEDPGFNFEDSQYDYLEEKNEAPLEVSDEVPKEVDDKVQEEEKNSVSMKLNFADRFSNVNSNTKQESSFEDKFPNILSKSGTEGLGLYSKNEKTEPKPVKSMIPEEDKVNSSPVVEAPLNKVVNKTRAENKSTSKGPSGSQKVSNTSSFLRKISGKSSNSTVAKGAFEVNLYSSVTETQLFNGLQNLLKGWTNYGLKDVKVDKQKKMIVGKLSNDNILSLRSTIVELCVFTESKFSVIGIRKKSGSSKTMRRLASEIEKVLSKEGVLQK